A part of Planococcus sp. MB-3u-03 genomic DNA contains:
- a CDS encoding glycosyltransferase has protein sequence MKVLHVISGGETGGSKKHLLQLLANSPVEAELLLLTEGAFAEDARKAGIPVTVVQQNSRLDRSAPRKILMVLKKGRFSVVHSHGARANFLIDSVYKKLGMPWFITVHSDPTLDFLHQPKPLAKVFTILNQRAMRRADHLFAVSERFKNMLVQMGVEPKKITPVFNGINFHETLPDFDQRAIRESLDTREDEFVFAIVARLHPVKGHDILLDALAQIDRPCKLWVIGEGDLRQKLSEQAASLGISERVQFLGARNDVDQLLYAADVSLLTSHSESFPLVLLESADMATPVIATNVGGVPALVDPGKTGWIVEPGRADALKHVMEKAMDADTREMGSMLRSFAKENFSNENLQRETQRVYSAVLKLN, from the coding sequence ATGAAAGTATTGCATGTAATTAGCGGCGGCGAAACTGGAGGCTCCAAAAAGCATTTATTGCAGCTATTGGCCAACTCTCCTGTAGAAGCAGAGTTGCTATTATTGACTGAAGGCGCCTTTGCGGAAGACGCGAGAAAAGCCGGAATTCCTGTGACGGTTGTCCAGCAAAACAGCCGTCTTGACCGGTCGGCTCCAAGAAAAATTTTGATGGTCTTGAAAAAAGGCAGATTTTCAGTCGTCCATTCCCACGGGGCACGCGCCAATTTTTTGATCGATTCCGTCTATAAAAAATTAGGCATGCCGTGGTTCATCACAGTCCATAGCGACCCGACACTCGACTTTCTTCATCAGCCCAAGCCGCTTGCGAAAGTGTTTACGATCTTGAACCAGCGGGCGATGCGCCGTGCGGACCATTTGTTTGCCGTGTCAGAAAGATTCAAGAATATGCTCGTTCAAATGGGCGTCGAACCGAAAAAAATCACTCCTGTGTTCAACGGCATCAATTTCCATGAAACCTTGCCGGACTTTGATCAACGGGCCATTCGCGAATCGCTCGACACCAGAGAAGATGAGTTCGTCTTTGCGATCGTGGCACGCCTTCATCCAGTCAAAGGCCATGATATCTTGCTTGACGCTTTGGCCCAAATCGACCGGCCATGTAAATTATGGGTAATCGGTGAAGGCGACCTGCGCCAGAAATTAAGTGAACAGGCAGCATCACTCGGCATCTCGGAGCGCGTTCAATTTTTGGGAGCGCGGAATGATGTCGACCAATTATTGTATGCGGCGGATGTATCCTTATTGACTTCGCATAGCGAAAGTTTTCCGCTCGTGCTATTGGAATCTGCAGATATGGCCACACCGGTCATTGCGACAAATGTTGGCGGCGTGCCGGCACTCGTCGATCCTGGAAAAACCGGATGGATCGTTGAACCGGGGCGTGCAGATGCACTCAAACACGTGATGGAAAAGGCGATGGATGCGGATACGCGCGAGATGGGGAGCATGCTTCGAAGCTTCGCAAAAGAAAATTTTTCCAACGAAAACCTGCAACGGGAAACTCAACGAGTTTATAGCGCTGTTTTGAAGCTAAACTAG
- a CDS encoding cell wall-binding repeat-containing protein produces MDYYIRNSKNGALNFDMAAGAASKTLAGKDRYDTAVEIAKETVGTEKAPAIVLGRGDVPADALAGTVLAHKHSAPVLLTRNDSLPSSVENFLEQQTVKGATVYLLGGTSAISENVEEELSQKGFQTKRLAGKTRSETSLLIAKEIGQMQTVLFATGNDNSSDALSASAYAAAHQLPIIIHMGAKSPEATLSFLENQSTEKAILIGGTTAVPEAVETALFDRGILSNRISGKDRVETSLEINRLLPMNGKNLVVGNAHSFVDALAGSVLAAKTNSPILMLHPDPARLPAEHMEHISKLTKDQAYYLGGESVIPSALKTASNEYIGSSLKKHQAIITYKAGSSPNMTAFRTLMGGANLKSVDFDIVDAVDRFVMDGSGFGHGIGMSQWGSYNRSKAGHSAEQILNFYYQNVSIEHTSQFVK; encoded by the coding sequence ATGGACTATTATATCCGTAACAGCAAAAACGGCGCATTGAACTTCGACATGGCAGCGGGTGCTGCATCGAAAACATTAGCCGGAAAAGACCGCTACGACACAGCCGTTGAAATTGCTAAAGAAACGGTCGGCACTGAAAAAGCGCCCGCCATCGTCCTCGGACGTGGAGATGTCCCAGCGGATGCACTGGCCGGAACCGTTCTCGCGCATAAACACAGTGCACCCGTCCTATTGACCCGAAATGACAGCTTGCCGTCTTCAGTCGAAAACTTCCTGGAGCAACAGACCGTAAAAGGCGCGACAGTTTATTTGCTTGGCGGAACTTCGGCCATCTCTGAAAACGTTGAAGAAGAACTGAGCCAAAAAGGATTCCAGACCAAGCGTCTAGCAGGCAAAACCCGTTCAGAAACTTCGTTATTGATCGCGAAGGAGATCGGGCAAATGCAAACCGTGCTATTCGCAACGGGCAATGACAACTCGTCCGATGCCTTGTCCGCATCCGCTTATGCAGCAGCGCATCAATTGCCGATCATTATCCATATGGGCGCTAAGAGCCCCGAAGCGACATTATCTTTCTTGGAAAATCAGTCTACTGAAAAAGCCATTTTAATCGGTGGAACGACCGCTGTCCCGGAAGCGGTAGAAACTGCATTGTTCGACCGCGGCATCTTGAGCAACCGCATCAGCGGAAAAGACCGCGTTGAAACCAGCCTGGAAATCAACCGACTGTTGCCGATGAACGGCAAAAACCTGGTGGTCGGCAATGCGCATTCATTTGTCGATGCGCTCGCGGGATCTGTTCTTGCGGCAAAAACAAACTCACCAATTTTGATGCTGCACCCAGATCCAGCGCGTTTGCCGGCTGAGCATATGGAACACATCAGCAAACTGACGAAAGACCAGGCTTATTATCTTGGCGGCGAATCGGTCATTCCATCTGCCTTGAAAACAGCGAGCAACGAATACATCGGCTCTTCCTTGAAAAAGCACCAAGCCATCATCACGTACAAAGCAGGCAGCTCACCGAACATGACCGCTTTCCGTACATTGATGGGCGGGGCGAACTTGAAGAGCGTCGACTTTGACATCGTGGATGCAGTAGACCGTTTCGTCATGGACGGCAGCGGCTTCGGCCACGGCATCGGCATGAGCCAGTGGGGATCCTATAACCGTTCCAAAGCCGGCCACAGCGCCGAACAAATCTTGAATTTCTATTACCAGAACGTATCGATCGAACACACTTCCCAATTTGTGAAATAA
- a CDS encoding cell wall-binding repeat-containing protein, with protein sequence MKMTKWFGTMIAATALSVTAFASTSEASVFENFDRISGSDRYETSIKVARAGWGYHSTKDVVLVIGDNYPDALAGAPLAKKLNAPILLVKKDAVPASIMSEIGRLGAKNATILGGESVISNQVVNQLKGKGMQVERIAGSNRSETSALIAERVGGASAVVASGSGYADSLSIASHAAENGKPILLTSGNGMSKEVAAAVKNYKSVTVVGGESAVSSAVYKKIDETAAVSRIAGKDRYATAAAVVAKLYPSTVKNSLVASGQQFADALTGSALGGKQKKPVLLVRQADLPSPTKDIINNKNVNNLTVIGGETAVSKEALNPNPKPAAIPVVKPSVDIRSDIIDEAKKYIGTPYRWGGTTPSGFDCSGYLMYVFNKNGISIPRTTALMAQSGKPVSYANVKVGDIVLLDLVRSTPTRPSHAGIYIGDGKIIHAGTSTGVAITALDTSWGHWDKKIVTIRSYTD encoded by the coding sequence ATGAAAATGACAAAATGGTTTGGAACAATGATCGCCGCAACTGCTTTATCAGTGACTGCTTTTGCTTCCACTTCAGAAGCAAGCGTCTTTGAAAATTTTGACCGCATCTCGGGATCGGACCGCTACGAGACTTCCATCAAAGTAGCGCGTGCAGGCTGGGGCTATCACAGCACTAAGGATGTTGTTCTTGTTATCGGCGATAACTACCCGGATGCTCTTGCCGGAGCACCGCTCGCCAAGAAATTGAACGCGCCGATCCTATTGGTGAAAAAAGATGCTGTACCAGCGTCGATCATGTCCGAAATCGGCCGCTTAGGGGCAAAGAACGCAACCATCCTTGGCGGTGAAAGCGTCATTTCCAACCAAGTCGTCAACCAATTAAAAGGCAAAGGCATGCAAGTCGAGCGTATCGCCGGCAGCAACCGCTCTGAAACTTCAGCATTGATCGCAGAAAGAGTGGGTGGAGCATCGGCAGTTGTCGCGAGCGGATCCGGTTACGCCGATTCCTTGTCAATCGCTTCACATGCTGCTGAAAACGGCAAACCGATCTTATTGACTTCAGGAAATGGAATGTCAAAAGAAGTCGCAGCAGCGGTGAAAAACTATAAGAGCGTAACAGTTGTCGGCGGCGAAAGTGCCGTCAGTTCAGCCGTCTATAAAAAAATCGATGAGACAGCAGCTGTATCGCGCATTGCCGGTAAAGACCGCTATGCCACAGCAGCAGCAGTCGTTGCTAAACTTTACCCATCAACTGTTAAAAATTCACTTGTCGCATCCGGCCAGCAGTTTGCCGATGCTCTTACGGGTTCTGCTCTTGGCGGAAAACAGAAGAAGCCAGTCTTGCTTGTGCGTCAAGCGGACCTGCCATCACCGACAAAAGATATCATTAATAATAAAAATGTGAATAATTTAACGGTCATCGGCGGGGAAACAGCAGTTTCCAAAGAAGCACTGAACCCGAATCCAAAGCCGGCTGCTATTCCAGTCGTCAAGCCATCAGTGGATATCCGTTCTGATATTATCGATGAAGCCAAAAAATATATCGGCACTCCGTATCGCTGGGGCGGCACAACGCCATCAGGATTTGATTGCTCAGGCTATTTGATGTATGTCTTCAATAAAAACGGGATCTCCATCCCAAGAACAACGGCATTAATGGCACAATCCGGCAAACCGGTCAGCTATGCGAACGTCAAAGTCGGCGATATTGTGTTGCTTGATTTGGTCAGAAGCACGCCGACACGCCCATCACATGCTGGAATTTATATTGGCGATGGAAAAATCATCCACGCTGGAACAAGCACAGGCGTTGCGATCACAGCGCTTGATACCTCTTGGGGACATTGGGACAAGAAAATCGTCACCATCCGTTCGTACACAGATTAA
- a CDS encoding SpoIID/LytB domain-containing protein, with protein sequence MRILLKGLAMLLFIGVLAGGAANVSATDDFTVKVRLTNNLGTNTSFDFIPQGNSQLKEDKTVKLEKGTRYQVQVSSGKLVLKKGSQTLKSGLNTVTVEPSVYSKANSIHLYKPGSQTIHPYLGTILFRMSGTTKIQPVNSLPFEDYLKGVVPSESPASWGASGGMESLKAQAIAARSYVFSKMSQSTLEIDDTTTFQVYKGFMWDPLSPHYKSAYEYTNRAVDETQGQILTYKKADGQKGFVTAYFSSSNGGQTELPEQYWSGKLPYLSTTQEDEFDTKSVLWKLNWLKQQLPATADVMAPATWWNTTGELNLNSAIVGEQSKTTFTNFKKDLLKKAKAQDSTVESIKIASINNIQTENSRIPEKSNPLRLKWTIISVTAKTAH encoded by the coding sequence TTGAGAATTTTACTGAAGGGTTTGGCCATGCTATTGTTTATCGGCGTTCTTGCTGGAGGGGCGGCCAACGTTTCTGCAACGGATGATTTCACAGTCAAAGTACGGCTGACCAATAACTTGGGCACAAACACTAGCTTTGATTTCATTCCACAAGGCAATTCGCAATTAAAAGAAGACAAAACCGTGAAGTTGGAAAAAGGAACGCGTTACCAGGTGCAAGTGTCATCTGGCAAACTGGTATTGAAAAAAGGCAGCCAAACCTTGAAAAGCGGCTTGAACACGGTGACGGTTGAACCGTCTGTTTATTCAAAAGCCAACAGCATCCATCTTTATAAGCCTGGATCCCAGACGATCCACCCGTATCTCGGCACCATTCTATTCCGCATGTCCGGCACGACAAAAATCCAGCCGGTCAACTCTTTGCCATTTGAAGATTACCTAAAAGGCGTTGTGCCATCTGAAAGTCCGGCCAGCTGGGGAGCAAGCGGGGGCATGGAATCGCTGAAAGCCCAAGCGATTGCAGCCCGTTCCTATGTTTTCTCCAAAATGAGCCAAAGCACATTGGAAATTGATGACACGACGACTTTCCAAGTTTACAAAGGCTTTATGTGGGATCCATTATCCCCTCATTACAAATCAGCTTACGAATATACGAACCGTGCAGTCGACGAAACACAAGGGCAAATCCTCACTTATAAAAAAGCGGATGGCCAAAAAGGCTTTGTCACAGCCTATTTTTCATCAAGCAACGGCGGGCAAACTGAACTTCCTGAGCAATACTGGTCAGGCAAATTGCCATATCTCTCTACTACGCAAGAAGATGAGTTCGACACCAAAAGCGTTTTGTGGAAACTCAACTGGCTCAAACAGCAGCTGCCTGCGACTGCCGATGTGATGGCTCCGGCCACTTGGTGGAATACGACAGGCGAATTGAACTTGAACAGCGCAATTGTCGGTGAACAAAGCAAAACGACATTTACCAATTTCAAAAAAGATCTATTGAAAAAAGCAAAAGCACAAGATTCGACTGTCGAATCGATCAAAATCGCATCCATCAATAACATCCAAACCGAAAACTCTCGAATACCGGAAAAGTCCAATCCATTACGCTTGAAATGGACTATTATATCCGTAACAGCAAAAACGGCGCATTGA